From Rhopalosiphum padi isolate XX-2018 chromosome 2, ASM2088224v1, whole genome shotgun sequence:
TAGCAATCATGAAGaagtgaaatatattaaaaacccaCAATTGACATCAAATGTTCCAAAACCACCATTAATACCAAATACTCACTcaagtattgtataataaataaattatactaaaaactgaaattaattaaatttattgattaggTTTGGacgtaattcaaaataaatctcCCAAAATTCAACCTGAAAAAAATACGAGGTACCGTCCTTATAATATTCTACAAACCTCTAAGAAAATGGTCAAAATACCACcacaaaaatctttggaaattcAAAGTAGTGTATCGCAAAATGGACAGTCCCCAAAGCAGGAACGAAGAGTTTATGCAGGATTTAAACAACGTATACAGGTCAAAAAAGATTTGTTAATGACTCCCGATAATAAAATCGATAATACACAAATGTCACAAAGTAGTAATACAAATGATTcttagaattacatttaaattttaaatttaaacattccaaatttgatttcttttattttatacattttttttaagactgTACTTTAGTAACAATTATTGGTActcatttatatttactatatatataatacaatacaatttaaaaatgtagttgTTTGAATCCTTTGTTCAAGtttcctattaaaaaaaaatgtaatcattttaatattttcgtacaattgaacataaaaaatgttggttAAATGTTATAGTGCTAAGTATTTGTTTGGTCTTGCTATTATTCTATTGAATAGTTTTAAAGACATTATATGTAtcacttttgaaaaaaaaacaattgattagttgtatgtattattatttttggaactAGTTTTTAGCTCTTGTtccattatttttactgttttatgtattaaaatgtatgttaaattttagtattattaattattattatttaaaaatatttttacattagataacattatattttagatctttaatttaataaaatgtaattctgtcacagttataataatataatgatattaaaataaatgtttatttcttttactttaaattataaatcatataacataatgatattaatttacagaaaatgtattgtacatataaaatcaagaagtaataataagaagaaaaaattaGTACACAATCAAATTAATGAGATTATGCATAATAGTTTTTCCATTCCAACACATCATTTTGAGATAAGCTTCTAGCGATCAAAATAATTGACGGATGCATAATAATGAAGGAGACTTTGACTTAGAGaaactgttataaattataatacagtttgAAGCACGTAGGCGACCCAACAGAACTCAAGTCTACATTAGCATACATACAGAGTAAATCAAACAGATCAATCTGCAACTAGTCCCAAATTCAATGTCAGAACAAACTTATTGagtaagaattttaaataaaaattggacCTATGCAGTTATAAAgttcatgttatattatattttataaatcaaagatTAGAGTGTATAATACAATGaagatattttatacgtattttgaaattcaataaACATCAGTTTATAtggtttagttaaattattctgTTATTACAATAGTAGGAACtttgggtatatatatattattaattttaataacactaCTGCTCcagtaaatatatagatataacttTATACCTaaacggtttttattttatttaaataataaaaataataaataacatttttgatgaacaaaacaaaaaaaaatatattaaacatcataatataggtattgcaCATCATATTATGTTCTCCAggcacaaaataaaaacaataaaaattataataaattaaattataaaacttacataatggtaaaaaaaaaatacaattatagctTGAAAACTAAGATTAAGGTTATAAACTTAGAAATGTAATCACCGATTAAGTCTTATATAGGAGATACTCTTTAAGAGCGTTGGGTAATGGTAATTTTGATACAGATGCTGCTTCGATGTTCTTCAGAATAGTCTCTCTGCATGCACTCTGCAACGAGTTCactaaaaacacaaaaacagtaaatattaaaattttctgtCAGTGATTGGAAAAATTATTAAGATGATGGAATCATTAATGCAGTGTTCAATAAATGTCAAACATttgttttaacaaaatgtaataaagaCCAAACAACTACTAAGTAAGAAAGTAGTCTCAACACAAAACCCTTGTAATTCAACATCTACAATACTACATAACATGCATCATGCCGGTCTCCAAAACATCTATAAATATCGGTCAATATCGACACTgcataagaatatattatgtaaatatataatgtattattaacagACATCTTACCATTATATACTTGTATGACACGGACTCGTTTAGTGGCACCGTACACATCGATGACTGCTCTGATAGGACCATCGTTATAAGGTATGGTCCTCGAAAGTGGTACGACAAACTCCCCGTTGATAATGAAATGCATGACGGCCATGTTCTGACCACAGGGCAAGTACAGTACCCCGACCCGACTGCCCACGTCCGTCGGCAGGATATCCATTTTGTCATCACGCGACGACTTCAAAATGCTGGTCGGAAACGTGCCCCGGGACGTGAATACATGATTACCATCCAACCGAAAGTAGTTGGTCAGATAGTTGGCGTCGTACCAGGCCTGGTGTTTGGTCAGTGCACATATCCACGACTCGCCCATCGTCTTGTTGGATACCATGTCCGGTATGGCGCACTGGGGCAGCAAATGGCCGCTGCGCTGCAACGCGTCCGGGTCGAGCTGCGTCAGGCCTAGCCGTATGTGTCCTGACCAGCCGTTCTCGCTGCTCTCGATCTCGATGAGGAACACCTCACCCGGCGACAGCGACCGTTCGCTGAACACTATGGCGTTGGCAAAGCTCATTTCCCGGTGGGCCACCGTGTCCTGGTCGTGCAGACTCAGGTTGTAACCGTGGAACCGGTGAAACCGCGTCTGCTGATAGGTGCACGGCTGCTTCTCGGAGGACATGGCGACTGCGATATTAACGCGTACCCGAAGGCGACGGTAGCGTTCTCACTTCGAGCAGACACCGACTGCGGCTGCCGCACCAATACTACCACACCTCCGTCAAAGACGAAGACCATCGGCTGCGGCGGCCGTGGTCGGCAAACTAACTCCGAGTCATCCTGCGGGGCACGCGATTTATGGTGTACTCCGAAATCGCGACGAACGACAATGATAACGACGGCGATGAATGGACTTACTAAGTAGTTAGAAGGTGGTCAATACACTTTGGCGTGTCGCGCGTATACCCTACCGCGGAATCGTAAGCCGTAATCTCGGTTCAGAGCAGATATCAACATCAACAACAagtaaaaacaacaacaataaataacagccgcgtatattataatattattgttatgcgaCGAAGATGATAAATCTGACGaatctttaaagtttaaataactaAACTAATTCTTTGTTATCTAATCAATCGCCTTATCAATAAGCAAAGAGCCCGCCCacggttttaaattatttataggtacgcaATCAACTTAATCAGTCTGCGGTCGGTCGTCACTGGATGCCACCGCCCGACCACTCATTAGTGATTAGTGAGTAGTGAGGACGACTGAGTAGTGACAGACTGACACTGACACTACTGACAGTCGAGTCGACAGATTGAGACGATTGAGTAGACTGAAAAGTGATAGTTGTAGTAGTGCATAAGTGCAGACAGTGCTGCATTACTCATGGTAATTCGAAAAAGAACACCCTTGAAAAAAATGCCTGTGAAAAATCCCCCagtacataaaaattatgaaataatgcaACAAGCacgatatatttaattaaatacaaatattttataagaatagttgtattatattaataattttataaattatgtaataataataaatattacttaaattgggtataacaatattaatagaaaattaaaattaattgtaaataatggcCACGGGCATGTTAaatcgttaaatttaatttaatattctgcaCTTCCGTGTTTGGTACTTTGTTTAAATGTATCATTGTTAGTTTAGTtcgaataaaaaagttaaaaaaaattatcaaaagttAAACCAGTGCTTATTTTAAAGCGCACTTGGGCTTGTTTTGCGTATTTGGAAAAGCAAAATGCGCACTTGATAATCAATTTTAgcgtagttaattttttataattcattgctatattattaagataatacaGCAAATATTAGTTCCTATaggtattaatttgtttttaaattcgaaaaaattaagttattaaaaattttagacaAGAGACTTTATTGAtggatattttattagtattaccattgattatagaataatcaatggtattacatTAAACCTGTAAAGCTAACCttgattgtaatttgtaataggtactaatattagAAATGCATTTGTCGTTTTgagtaatgatttaaaattagtagATCTTATTGATCTTAATATGTAGGTAgtatagatataggtacctaaagaTTAAACATAATAGAGATTAGAAGAAATACAACAAGTGCCATTGCCTAAATTATAGCTAGTGAAACATTTCTCTACCCAGTCTACCCAGTTctaatgagttaaaaaatatcactATTTTAATTGCTCATTTTAGTCACAACGCTGACGTTGaacaattaataagtaaaagcaattttaataaatcaataaaccaTCAAAGTTTGTATGTAGAAACACTAGAAAcggaaaacgattctgaacggagatgttttgacagtctaggataattagtaggatatacattatattattacttaggtatatttaaattgtaatatatcgttattttactcgatttcgtaaaaaaataaatttcatacgttcataaaaatttttttatattgacgctggagtatttttacagtaattaaataaaaattatggacAACCttgtgttgatttttttaaccttagatataaattacaaaaatgttattaattttcaacttcaaaattccatgcaaattttcgcgattttgacatactTCGTAAACAATTGaacttttattaacaaaaattgtaactaacgatttttgattttttttactacattaagaacaacttataataaaccttgtattaaattttaaagattttttgggaagccaaattttttttatcagcatttaaagaaaaaaaatattataaaaatcgaaaatttcaatggtctataaatagtttaaaaaaattctaaatattttgaaaatttaatcgtaaatggataacgctaatataaacatttgataaaaatttcaagtattaaaaatgatttgtttttgagttacatacagcaaaatcaaaaaatcggtTTTGTTGAAAAGTTGAAAAGTTGGATATCATATTGATTTAGTATTAGGAATCTAACCGTTAAGCGACGTTAACCAGTAACTATATACCTCAATACttcgtttatacatatattatagattatctgattatttctttaaatatcgtaaagtaattacaaatttattacacttaatttttacttatctttctttaattttaaaaatgaatttcaaaaaaaaatatcatgctTCAAACATTATACAACCGTATTAATGATtgaatgattctaatttttaagttaGAAAACGAGGTCGTCATTAGACAAATGTTTAACTTAGCACatttagaatatgaaataaaaaaaagacgtAAAGACGTTATTTCCGACGAAAAGCATAAGCCCGGCCACCAAGTCAAAGGTTCCAATAGGCAATAACATTAGTTATTTAGTATTACATTCATAGCATTTATTACACAGCTTACactattcatttaatttatgccAGACTGATAAAAACGTGTACAATTTTACGAATAGTTTAGTGGTCAAATTTTGACCGACAATCCAtccatttttaattcatttgtaACGTATAAAATGAATACCCCCAAATAacccaataatttatttttggtgaCAAATCACAGGACCTTTTAAAGTGCAAGACTTAGTAAATCCTTCAAACCAGCTTTGACTATGGCAAACTTCCGAAGATGGAAGAAGTGaacttgaataaaaaataaaaaacagctGACAGGGTTATTAAATACTTCACCTATTTAGTTATTGTGTGATTGACTCATATTGGTAGCAATTCCAAAATTACACATAACCCATAAGATATATATTTCTGCATAGTTAGATTATAccaaatactatagtattaagttaaacatacaataaagttataaattatgaattatgaaaaatacatatcatatttattatagtattatctatACAGATATTGAGTTATTGAATTAAAGACAATTGTAAGCAATTTAAGtctaatattcaaatttcaacaaaattctataaaataaattacattagttataaaaatattgtaattttattgtcaAGTCATGTAAATCCAACATTTAATTCTAGTTATTAGAAGGATATtcgttttcaataattaagcattattttagtattaacgtgtactatcatttttacaaaattaaaacttttttttaacgaatcaatatatttatagaacattaaattaaacaatatataaatacgtcaaaaattattttactctaactaatttagataaatataatggcCCATAATTGAGTGGTAAAAACGGCATCACCATTTGACCAAATTTTAACCCTTTGCCAAATGAGTACAAAGACTTTAGAGGTTCAAATTGTTTTGTCAAGTCCctaaaacataaaatcaatattaataatatattattattatttttgattgaaaaaaaatatacttgacaATAATTTGATGATTTGTTTCTtcccatatttttttcaaagccATTTTGACAACACCGTCATTTTGTATAGGTGATAAAGAACAGGTTGAATAAACTACTGTACCATCAACAGCAATGTTCATTAAAGCAgatctaagaaaaaaaaatgtattataaattgaaatattaatactaatatcaacataaaaaaGGTAAGTatgaattactttaaaatttcagCTTGTATTTCAGGTAATTGTAAGCGTTCTTTAGCACGAGTTGGTTTGAATAtgttattttcattgttttccAAACTATGACGATCGTTTGTGCATGGAACATCtactaatatctaaaaataaatagaatacataattattttattcattcaaataattcaaatgtctataaattttataaatttatttattatagaagtcGACTGTATTAAGaagaatataagaatataagttaactttaaagtaaatattaactcTATAGAACTTTAAATGAAggctgtttaatttattaattaaaatatacatacttggTTATTTCTTGcaccaattattaaaaaaaaaaattaaaacagaacATTTTCAACTAATAGCCCCTCACCTAGCtatgaatttgaaatatttaaattaagattataatcAATCTTTGTTAATGATTAATTGATAACTAAATtctaaatgtacaatttaaataattactttattatatacatcaggTTCATTAATATGCCGTGCGTTCATTTGTGTAAATATTAGACGCGAGCCCCAACTTTGATAGTCAGAAATATATTCAGacataacattatgtatttttttaattctagatTCTTGAATATCATTGCATACCAatgattctaaaatataaacaaataatagtaaattattttttttaattataaattgaacatcataaattatgttgtataccttactaataaatataaattaaaatatgtaataactaaccAGGTAATAATGTTTGTAGTGTTGCTAATGCTTTACCACCAGGAGCTGAACACATATCTAATACTCTATCGCCAAGTTTTAAATCTAGTGCAAAAACAGGTAAGATTGAACCTCCATCCATCAAATAATAACCTAGAGTTAAATCAAAaacatgtatacaattaatgtatcttggtttttttatttatttccaaggatttaaataagtttattaaatagTGTATAGAGTGGACCTACACTAATTTTTGTCAAGATAATTTATGCGATTTTGAACaagcatattatttatagtttaaacttttaaagtattcataacaataaattgaaaaaaaaaatatattttgtttagattttttaattgtttttagtaacttcttatttatgcataaaaaattcaaaaaagtattattatataaaaaaaattgtaattttaattgtaatattttacgattaacaaatataaatacttcaaattgtataacaatgtaagtataataatcacaaacatttgataaaaaaaattggttttacctagttgtataattttgtatatttcttACCACTGACTTTACTAGC
This genomic window contains:
- the LOC132920824 gene encoding neuralized-like protein 2 — encoded protein: MSSEKQPCTYQQTRFHRFHGYNLSLHDQDTVAHREMSFANAIVFSERSLSPGEVFLIEIESSENGWSGHIRLGLTQLDPDALQRSGHLLPQCAIPDMVSNKTMGESWICALTKHQAWYDANYLTNYFRLDGNHVFTSRGTFPTSILKSSRDDKMDILPTDVGSRVGVLYLPCGQNMAVMHFIINGEFVVPLSRTIPYNDGPIRAVIDVYGATKRVRVIQVYNVNSLQSACRETILKNIEAASVSKLPLPNALKEYLLYKT